A genomic stretch from Salmo salar unplaced genomic scaffold, Ssal_v3.1, whole genome shotgun sequence includes:
- the LOC106598392 gene encoding twinfilin-1 translates to MSHQTGIQAAEEVKEIFAKARNGAYRLLKVVIEMETLVLGGTKHASKKWDQEYDAYVLPLLQEDMPSYLLYRLDSTNNQGYEWIFLAWSPDRSPVRQKMLYAATRATLKKEFGGGHIKDEIFGTVEDDVSLSGYRKYLIAQAAPQPLTAAEEELRQIKLSEVQTDISVDTKQQTLTGVAFPMQRDAIQALEQFREKKINYVQLEIDFRNECIKLSSTTPTELKELPKRIPKDAARYHFFLYKHSHEGDYLESTVFIYSMPGYKCSIRERMLYSSCKNPLIDTVESNLHIQIAKKLEIDNGDELTAEFMYEEVHPKQHAHKQAFPKPKGPAGKKGGRRITRPPGDGEED, encoded by the exons ATGTCCCATCAAACGGGCATACAAG CTGCGGAGGAAGTGAAAGAGATCTTTGCTAAGGCGAGGAACGGCGCCTATCGCCTGCTGAAGGTCGTCATTGAGATGG AGACTCTGGTGCTGGGAGGCACCAAGCATGCGTCTAAGAAGTGGGACCAGGAGTATGATGCCTATGTGCTGCCTCTCCTACAGGAGGACATGCCCTCCTACCTCCTGTACAGGCTGGACTCTACTAACAACCAGGGATATGAGTGGATCTTCCTGGCCTGGTCACCTGACCGCTCACCT GTTAGACAGAAGATGTTATATGCTGCTACAAGAGCTACACTGAAGAAGGAGTTTGGGGGTGGACACATCAAAGATGAAATATTTGGCACAGTGGAG GATGATGTGTCTCTGAGCGGGTACAGGAAGTACCTGATAGCACAAGCTGCTCCACAACCACTGACTGCTGCTGAGGAGGAGCTGAGGCAGATCAAACtgagtgag gtacagacagacatcagTGTGGACACTAAGCAGCAGACTCTGACGGGCGTGGCCTTCCCTATGCAGCGAGACGCCATCCAGGCTCTGGAACAGTTCAGAGAGAAGAAGATCAACTACGTACAGCTG GAGATAGATTTTAGGAATGAGTGTATCAAGCTGTCCAGCACCACTCCTACAGAACTGAAGGAACTGCCCAAGAGGATCCCCAAGGATGCAGCCCGATACCACTTCTTCCTGTACAAGCATTCCCACGAGGGAGACTACCTCGAGTCTACAG TGTTCATCTACTCCATGCCGGGGTATAAATGTAGCATCAGAGAGAGGATGCTCTACTCCAGCTGTAAGAACCCTCTCATCGATACTGTGGAGAGCAACCTGCACATCCAGATAGCCAAAAAG CTGGAGATTGATAACGGTGATGAGCTCACCGCAGAATTCATGTACGAAGAGGTCCACCCTAAGCAGCACGCACACAAGCAGGCCTTTCCCAAACCTAAAGGCCCCGCGGGGAAGAAAGGGGGGCGCCGGATCACTAGACCACCAGGAGATGGGGAAGAAGACTAA